A single window of Aphidius gifuensis isolate YNYX2018 linkage group LG1, ASM1490517v1, whole genome shotgun sequence DNA harbors:
- the LOC122859452 gene encoding myb-like protein I produces the protein MNSARLITTGKTMDNNKIKNNKLNYCQQTILHHNPVTLKHQSVTITKYKDKTSSLLNYTSQPSCSNAKIYGMRSKEELHVPSDVLSSNKKSLGVEVCVTMACNDNKRIGSAESAGSHDSINQEIHHFKPIKPALRTLVTMTSDGKLIEPKLVKVIPVIKKVTNIIPKPPSPSNIKQIFGCSWSAFRGKTRHNLRYTEKELDKNNQLKSRQLTKLTKTFDTARKIDLAQDTTFDNNKNYTKNINPIINGTKVIKKLNINDNNDIINLKTSKNNKIKNGLTGKNKKLKNTITENKHLCNNEISQTSSKINSVSSSLINENNNDDKIEDDDSAIINIAERIKQRTKNTEQNKKLNSPRKTRSKTLNNKNINIEHIEIPIKSKKTKLKLNNTPIKMTKLITNNNNEKIITRKTRNSTRKKNNYQANNDDNNNDNEDDKNHDKIDNNIDDFIVCNKEKSKNEKLLLQEQEDFELARKLQEKLNWGGVRTRGSKRALESNNIELDLKKIKINGQSLSTDNGGNIKYRRKQKQTTK, from the exons atgaatagtgCAAGACTGATAACAACTGGTAAAACaatggataataataaaataaaaaataataaattaaattattgtcaacAAACAATATTACATCATAATCCAGTAACATTAAAACATCAATCagtaacaataacaaaatataaagataaaacatcatcattattaaattatacatcaCAACCAAGTTGttcaaatgcaaaaatatatgGTATGCGAAGTAAAGAAGAATTACATGTACCAAGTGATGTATtatcaagtaataaaaaaagtttgggAGTTGAAGTTTGTGTTACAATGGcatgtaatgataataaaagaatTGGTAGTGCTGAAAGTGCTGGTAGTCATGATAGTATTAATCAAgaaattcatcattttaaaCCAATTAAACCAGCACTAAGAACACTTGTTACAATGACATCtg atggtaaattaattgaaccAAAGTTGGTCAAGGTCATTCCAGTGATTAAAAAAGTCACAAATATTATTCCAAAACCTCCATCACCAAGTAacattaaacaaatttttggCTGCTCTTGGAGTGCGTTTAgag GTAAAACGAGACATAATTTAAGATATACAGAAAAagaattagataaaaataatcaactaaaGTCTCgtcaattaacaaaattaacaaaaacatttGATACAGCAAGAAAAATTGATCTTGCACAAGATACAACATttgacaacaataaaaattatactaaaaatataaatcccaTAATAAATGGTactaaagttattaaaaaattaaatatcaatgataacaatgatataataaatttaaaaacatcaaaaaataataaaataaaaaatggtttaactggtaaaaataaaaagttaaaaaatacaattactgaaaataaacatttatgtaataatgaaattagtCAAACaagttcaaaaattaattcagtatcatcaagtttaataaatgaaaataataatgatgacaaAATTGAAGATGACGATAGTGCCATTATAAATATTGCTGAACGAATAAaacaaagaacaaaaaatactgaacaaaataaaaaattaaattcaccaaGAAAAACAAGAagtaaaacattaaataataaaaatataaacattgaacataTTGAAAtaccaataaaatcaaaaaaaacaaaattaaaattaaacaatacaccaattaaaatgacaaaattaataacaaataataataacgaaaaaattataacaagaaaaacaagaaattcaacaagaaaaaaaaataattatcaagctaataatgatgataataataatgataatgaagatgataaaaatcatgataaaattgataataatattgatgattttatagtgtgtaataaagaaaaatcaaaaaatgaaaaattgctCTTGCAGGAACAAGAGGATTTTGAATTAGCACgaaaattacaagaaaaattaaattgggGTGGAGTTAGAACAAGAGGATCAAAACGTGCACTAGagtcaaataatattgaattagatttgaaaaaaattaaaattaatggtCAATCATTATCAACGGATAATGGtggtaatattaaatatcgtcgaaaacaaaaacaaactacaaaataa
- the LOC122859462 gene encoding probable ribosome biogenesis protein RLP24 → MRIETCYFCSSRIYPGHGIQFVRNDCKIFKFCRSKCHAAFKKKKNPRKTKWTKAYRKTVGKELAVDPSFEFEKRRNIPVKYNRELWQKTVEAIRKIEAIRQKRCNIHIMQRLRKGRELDEEKDVKEVQKNLCLIRSPASGLKDQKLAEEEADNDDESMQDSDEEMDDEPIAIEA, encoded by the exons atgcGTATTGAAACgtgttatttttgttcatcAAGAATATATCCAGGACATGGAATACAATTTGTTAGAAACGATTGCAAa atatttaaattttgtcgtTCAAAATGTCATGCAGCAtttaagaaaaagaagaatcCAAGAAAAACTAAATGGACAAAAGCATACAGAAAAACAGTTGGTAAAGAATTGGCTGTTGATCCATCATTTGAATTTGAGAAACGTAGAAATATACCAGTTAAATATAACAGAGAATTATGGCAAAAGACTGTAGAAGcaataagaaaaattgaagcaaTTAGACAAAAACGTTGTAATATACATATCATGCAAAGACTACGAAAAGGTAGAGAgcttgatgaagaaaaagatgtCAAAGAAGTCCAGAAGAATTTATGTCTTATTAGATCACCAGCTTCTGGTCTTAAAGATCAAAAATTGGCTGAAGAAGAagctgataatgatgatgaatcaatGCAAGATTCTGATGAAGAAATGGATGATGAACCAATTGCAATTGAAGCATAA